One region of Flavobacterium pisciphilum genomic DNA includes:
- a CDS encoding type I restriction enzyme HsdR N-terminal domain-containing protein, whose amino-acid sequence MQKLNFPSYIFRFKNSENKVSIFDEIRKKFIILTPEEWVRQHVVQFLMVEKKYPKSLINVEKVLKVNGLRKRYDIVVYNPDGTIYILVECKAPEVKISQATFDQIARYNMTMNAQYLTVTNGLQHYFCQMDFENEKYEFLRELPNYNSLNK is encoded by the coding sequence ATGCAAAAACTAAATTTTCCCTCTTATATATTTCGATTCAAAAATAGCGAAAATAAAGTGTCTATTTTTGATGAAATCAGGAAAAAATTTATCATTCTTACTCCTGAGGAATGGGTTCGCCAACATGTGGTGCAGTTTTTAATGGTTGAGAAAAAATACCCTAAATCATTGATAAATGTAGAAAAGGTTTTAAAAGTCAATGGGTTAAGAAAGCGCTATGATATTGTAGTATATAATCCGGATGGTACTATATATATACTAGTAGAATGTAAAGCTCCTGAAGTAAAGATTTCGCAAGCTACTTTTGATCAGATTGCCCGTTATAATATGACTATGAATGCACAATATTTGACGGTTACTAATGGTTTACAACATTATTTTTGTCAAATGGATTTTGAAAATGAAAAATATGAATTTTTAAGGGAGCTACCCAATTATAATTCTCTAAATAAATAA
- a CDS encoding thiol-disulfide oxidoreductase DCC family protein, whose translation MLDLPKNKKIILFDGVCNLCDSAVQFIIKHDKKDNFRFASLQSEIGKDICKHIGVDITKMDSIVFYEPGVAYYYKSGAAIAIAENLGVLWSWFSVFKIIPKFLRDPLYDYIAKNRYKWYGKKESCMIPSPELKAKFL comes from the coding sequence ATGCTTGATTTACCAAAAAATAAAAAAATAATCCTGTTTGACGGAGTTTGCAATTTATGCGATTCGGCAGTACAGTTTATTATTAAGCATGATAAAAAAGATAATTTTCGTTTTGCGTCATTGCAATCTGAAATTGGAAAAGATATTTGCAAACATATAGGAGTCGACATTACTAAAATGGATAGTATTGTGTTTTATGAACCCGGAGTTGCTTACTATTACAAATCAGGTGCAGCAATTGCAATAGCTGAAAACCTTGGTGTTTTATGGAGTTGGTTTTCTGTTTTTAAAATTATACCCAAATTTTTAAGAGATCCTTTGTATGACTACATTGCCAAGAACAGGTATAAATGGTATGGCAAAAAAGAAAGTTGCATGATTCCAAGCCCTGAACTAAAAGCAAAGTTTTTGTAA
- the holA gene encoding DNA polymerase III subunit delta, which translates to MDEVIKIVNDIKAGNIKPIYFLMGEEPYYIDKLAEYIEKNILSEEEKGFNQTVLYGRDVSVDDVVSAAKRYPMMADRQVIIVKEAQDLSRTIDKLETYAGNPMETTVLVFCYKYKTLDKRKKVTKLLGQKGLVYESKKLYENQVGDWIKRVLSGKGYTIEPKANAMLVEFLGTDLSKINNELEKLQIILPKGTAITPTHIEENIGFSKDYNVFELRKAIGERNQVKAYKIAENFAHNPKDYPIVMTTGLIFGFFIQLLKYHGLKDKNPKNVATAIGVNPYFLKEYDLAIKNYPMRKVSQVVSALRDIDVKSKGVGANALPQSDLLKEMLYKIFN; encoded by the coding sequence ATGGATGAAGTTATAAAAATTGTTAATGATATCAAAGCAGGAAACATCAAGCCTATCTACTTCCTTATGGGAGAAGAGCCTTACTACATTGACAAATTAGCTGAATATATAGAGAAGAACATATTATCAGAAGAAGAGAAGGGATTTAATCAAACTGTTTTATACGGTCGTGACGTATCTGTTGATGATGTAGTTTCTGCAGCAAAACGTTATCCTATGATGGCTGATCGACAAGTTATCATTGTAAAAGAAGCACAGGATTTATCCAGAACAATAGATAAACTAGAAACGTACGCAGGAAACCCTATGGAAACGACTGTTTTAGTATTTTGTTATAAATACAAAACACTCGATAAACGTAAGAAAGTAACCAAATTATTAGGGCAAAAAGGACTCGTTTACGAAAGTAAAAAACTATACGAAAATCAGGTTGGTGATTGGATTAAGAGAGTCTTATCTGGCAAAGGATATACAATAGAACCCAAAGCCAATGCAATGCTGGTAGAGTTCCTAGGAACAGATTTGAGTAAAATTAATAACGAACTTGAAAAACTACAAATAATTTTACCAAAGGGTACAGCAATCACACCTACGCATATTGAGGAAAATATTGGTTTTAGTAAAGATTATAATGTATTTGAGTTGCGTAAAGCAATCGGAGAACGCAATCAAGTTAAAGCATATAAAATTGCCGAAAACTTTGCACACAATCCTAAAGATTACCCAATAGTCATGACCACAGGTTTAATTTTTGGTTTCTTTATTCAGTTGCTAAAGTATCATGGATTAAAGGACAAAAACCCAAAAAATGTTGCAACAGCCATAGGGGTGAATCCTTATTTCTTGAAAGAATACGATTTGGCGATAAAAAATTATCCAATGAGAAAAGTAAGTCAGGTAGTATCGGCGTTACGTGACATTGATGTTAAAAGTAAAGGAGTGGGAGCCAATGCATTACCGCAATCTGATTTATTAAAAGAAATGCTCTACAAAATATTTAATTAA
- a CDS encoding CAL67264 family membrane protein, translated as MGMNKNTILGWATFIMVLMGFLLIGLGIFRYSDVSGWGFGAVGVGFLANAWVFNALKGRV; from the coding sequence ATGGGGATGAATAAAAATACAATCTTAGGATGGGCAACTTTTATAATGGTACTAATGGGATTTCTCCTAATTGGACTTGGAATTTTTAGATATAGTGATGTTTCAGGTTGGGGATTTGGTGCTGTAGGAGTAGGATTTTTAGCCAATGCGTGGGTTTTTAATGCATTAAAAGGAAGAGTTTAA
- the ettA gene encoding energy-dependent translational throttle protein EttA yields the protein MSDDKKVIFSMSKLSKTYSSSDKQVLKNIYLSFFYGAKIGILGLNGSGKSSLLKIIAGVDKNYQGDVVFAPGYTVGYLEQEPILDDNKTVIEIVREGVAETMAVLEEFNQINDSFGLPEVYEDADKMDKLMERQALLQDKIDALGAWEIDTKLEIAMDALRTPEGDTPIKNLSGGERRRVALCRLLLQQPDVLLLDEPTNHLDAESVLWLEQHLAQYAGTVIAVTHDRYFLDNVAGWILELDRGEGIPWKGNYSSWLDQKSNRMAQEEKVASKRRKTLERELDWVRQGAKGRQTKQKARLQNYDKLLNEDQKQLDENLEIYIPNGPRLGTNVIEAKNVSKAYGDKLLYDNLNFTLPQAGIVGIIGPNGAGKSTIFRMIMGEEKTDSGEFVVGETVKIAYVDQSHSNINPDKSIWENFADGQEMIMMGGKQVNSRAYLSRFNFGGSDQNKKVSMLSGGERNRLHLAMTLKEEGNVLLLDEPTNDLDVNTLRALEEGLENFAGCAVVISHDRWFLDRICTHILAFEGNSEVYYFEGGFSEYEENKKKRLGGDLTPKRLKYRKLIRS from the coding sequence ATGTCAGACGATAAGAAAGTAATTTTCTCCATGTCAAAACTGAGTAAAACATACTCAAGTAGCGACAAGCAAGTGCTAAAAAACATCTATCTAAGCTTTTTTTACGGAGCTAAAATTGGTATTTTAGGTTTAAATGGTTCAGGAAAATCTTCACTTTTGAAGATTATTGCTGGTGTTGATAAAAATTACCAAGGTGATGTAGTTTTTGCTCCAGGTTACACAGTAGGATACCTAGAACAAGAACCAATATTAGACGATAATAAAACAGTTATTGAAATCGTTCGTGAAGGAGTTGCCGAAACAATGGCGGTTCTAGAAGAATTCAATCAAATAAATGATAGTTTTGGTTTGCCAGAAGTGTATGAAGATGCCGATAAAATGGACAAACTAATGGAGCGTCAAGCACTTTTGCAAGACAAAATTGATGCTTTAGGTGCTTGGGAAATCGACACCAAACTAGAAATCGCAATGGATGCTTTACGCACGCCAGAAGGAGACACACCAATCAAAAACCTTTCAGGAGGAGAGCGTCGTCGTGTAGCTTTATGTCGTTTGTTATTACAACAACCAGATGTTTTGCTTCTTGATGAGCCTACAAATCACTTGGATGCAGAGAGTGTACTTTGGTTAGAGCAACATTTAGCACAATATGCAGGAACAGTAATTGCTGTAACGCACGATAGATACTTCCTTGATAATGTAGCAGGTTGGATTTTAGAACTAGATAGAGGAGAAGGTATTCCATGGAAAGGAAACTACTCTTCTTGGTTAGATCAAAAATCAAACCGTATGGCTCAAGAAGAAAAAGTGGCTTCAAAACGTAGAAAAACTTTAGAACGCGAGTTGGACTGGGTTCGTCAAGGAGCTAAAGGGCGTCAGACAAAACAAAAAGCACGTTTACAAAACTATGATAAGTTATTAAACGAAGATCAAAAACAACTTGATGAAAATCTTGAAATTTATATCCCGAACGGACCACGTTTAGGAACAAATGTTATCGAAGCAAAAAATGTTTCCAAAGCTTATGGAGATAAATTATTGTATGATAACTTAAACTTCACTTTACCACAAGCTGGAATTGTTGGAATTATCGGACCAAACGGTGCTGGTAAGTCAACTATTTTCAGAATGATTATGGGTGAAGAAAAAACAGACAGCGGAGAATTTGTTGTTGGAGAAACTGTAAAAATCGCTTACGTAGATCAATCACACTCTAACATCAATCCTGACAAATCTATCTGGGAAAATTTCGCAGATGGCCAAGAAATGATAATGATGGGAGGAAAGCAAGTGAACTCTCGTGCTTACCTAAGTCGTTTCAACTTTGGTGGAAGTGATCAAAACAAAAAAGTTTCAATGTTATCGGGTGGTGAGCGTAACCGTTTACACTTAGCAATGACATTGAAAGAAGAAGGAAACGTACTTTTATTAGATGAGCCTACGAATGACTTGGACGTAAATACACTACGTGCACTTGAAGAAGGTTTAGAAAATTTTGCTGGTTGTGCAGTAGTTATCTCTCACGACAGATGGTTCTTAGACAGAATCTGTACACATATTTTAGCTTTCGAAGGAAATTCAGAAGTTTACTATTTTGAAGGAGGTTTCTCTGAATACGAAGAAAACAAAAAGAAACGTTTAGGTGGAGATTTAACTCCAAAACGTCTGAAATATAGAAAATTAATCAGAAGCTAG
- a CDS encoding alanine dehydrogenase, translating to MSITITPFTKQDLLPQEEKLEIGRYKRELFIGIPKETSYQERRICLTPDAVNSLTYQGHRVMIESGAGESSSYTDKEYSDAGAEVTKDTKRVFGCPMLLKVEPPTINEIKLMNAETILISAIQLKTKKKAYFEALAQKRITALAFEYIKDEDGSYPAVKSLSEIAGTASILIAAELMITDEIGKGLLFGNITGVPPTDVVILGAGTVGEFAAKTAIGLGATVKVFDNSITKLRRLQNNLNQRVFTSTIQPKALLKALRRCDVAIGAMRGKERCPIVVTETMVEHMKKGAVIVDVSIDTGGCFETSEVTTHEKPTFIKSNVLHYCVPNIPSRYSKTASLSISNIITPYLLQIAEDGGIESAIRCNKSLKNGVYMYHGILTNKAIGEWFDLPDNDINLLVF from the coding sequence ATGTCAATAACGATAACTCCATTTACGAAACAAGATTTGTTGCCTCAAGAAGAAAAACTTGAAATTGGTAGATACAAACGAGAACTGTTCATTGGAATTCCTAAGGAAACAAGTTATCAGGAGCGCCGTATTTGCTTAACACCAGATGCAGTAAACTCGCTTACCTACCAAGGTCATAGAGTTATGATAGAATCTGGTGCGGGCGAAAGTTCAAGTTATACAGACAAAGAATATAGTGATGCAGGTGCAGAGGTAACAAAGGATACTAAGCGGGTTTTTGGTTGTCCGATGTTGCTAAAGGTTGAACCACCAACGATTAACGAAATTAAGTTGATGAATGCGGAAACGATTTTAATATCTGCGATTCAATTAAAAACTAAGAAAAAAGCTTATTTCGAAGCTTTAGCACAGAAAAGAATTACTGCATTAGCTTTTGAATATATAAAAGATGAAGATGGCTCCTATCCTGCTGTAAAATCATTAAGCGAAATTGCAGGAACTGCATCAATACTAATTGCCGCTGAATTAATGATTACGGATGAGATTGGAAAAGGATTGCTGTTTGGTAATATTACTGGCGTTCCTCCTACTGATGTTGTTATTTTAGGAGCTGGAACTGTAGGTGAATTTGCTGCAAAAACAGCTATAGGTCTTGGAGCAACAGTTAAAGTTTTTGATAATTCAATTACTAAATTACGCCGTTTACAAAACAATCTTAATCAACGTGTTTTTACATCTACCATACAGCCAAAAGCATTATTAAAAGCGCTAAGGCGTTGTGATGTTGCAATTGGAGCTATGCGTGGAAAAGAGCGTTGTCCAATTGTTGTTACTGAAACAATGGTGGAGCACATGAAAAAAGGTGCGGTAATTGTAGATGTAAGTATAGATACTGGTGGTTGTTTTGAAACTTCAGAGGTAACAACACATGAAAAACCAACTTTCATTAAAAGTAATGTTTTACACTATTGTGTTCCTAATATCCCATCACGCTATTCTAAAACAGCCTCACTTTCAATAAGTAATATCATTACCCCTTATTTATTGCAAATTGCAGAAGATGGAGGAATTGAAAGTGCTATAAGATGTAATAAAAGTTTAAAAAATGGTGTTTATATGTATCATGGTATTTTAACCAACAAAGCTATAGGCGAATGGTTTGATTTACCTGATAATGACATCAATTTACTTGTTTTTTAA
- a CDS encoding endonuclease MutS2: MISITDKTLQDLQFPTVLETISDICNTDIGKQKALEITPFRDKETLMQALMQTSEYVSSFQNNNAIPNHGFDAISYEIKFLAIEDSFLEVGSFRKIATLSSTVNFLLNFLKKFDDYYPNLNVRASQVEFTKEIISQIDVVVDKYGEIKDNASPELSNIRRDMNLVRGKVNQSFGVALTQYNSLGYLDDIKESFVQNRRVLAVLAMYRRKVKGSILGSSKTGSIAYIEPETTLQYSRELSNLEYEEKEEITRILKQLSNAIRPYLSLLIEYQAFLSDIDVIAAKAKYANKINGILPTITEERRLYFRDAFHPILYLNNKQKKEITHPQTIELKQDNRIIVISGPNAGGKTISLKTVGLLQLMLQSGMLIPVHERSETFLFDRILTDIGDNQSIENHLSTYSYRLKNMNYFLKKCNRKTMFLIDEFGTGSDPELGGALAEIFLEEFYHREAFGIITTHYSNLKILANELPHATNANMLFDEKSLEPMYKLVLGQAGSSFTFEVALKNGIPYGLINRAKKKIEIGKVRFDKTIATLQKERSKLEKTSLNLKEEETRARAESNKMENINVKIKQKLESYQELYDSNQKTIYIGQKIEDISEKYFNNKNKKELIGEFLKIIEIENSKRKKATPKETKAIIEKKKEVIAEVTVQVEEIRKEKKEKKLKAVVEKPKVILKVGDRVRMLDGRSVGSIDAIEKNKATVNYGIFTSKVSLEELEFVEAAKK, encoded by the coding sequence ATGATATCTATTACTGATAAAACATTACAAGATTTACAATTCCCTACAGTGCTCGAAACTATTTCGGACATTTGTAATACTGATATAGGTAAACAAAAAGCCTTAGAAATAACACCATTCAGAGACAAAGAAACTTTGATGCAAGCACTTATGCAAACATCAGAATATGTTTCGTCTTTCCAAAATAATAATGCAATTCCAAATCATGGGTTTGATGCAATCAGCTACGAAATAAAATTTTTAGCAATTGAAGATAGTTTTCTTGAAGTTGGAAGTTTTAGAAAAATTGCAACCCTCTCATCTACAGTTAATTTTTTATTGAATTTCTTAAAAAAATTCGATGATTATTATCCGAACTTAAATGTTAGAGCTTCACAAGTTGAATTCACTAAAGAAATTATTTCTCAAATAGATGTAGTTGTAGATAAATATGGAGAGATAAAAGATAATGCCTCTCCCGAATTATCAAACATTCGCAGAGATATGAATTTGGTTCGCGGAAAAGTAAATCAAAGTTTTGGTGTGGCCTTAACACAATATAATAGTTTAGGTTATCTAGATGATATTAAAGAAAGTTTTGTACAGAACCGTAGGGTTTTAGCTGTTTTGGCTATGTACCGTCGTAAAGTAAAAGGCTCTATTTTAGGAAGTTCTAAAACTGGAAGCATAGCTTATATTGAACCTGAAACTACTTTACAATACTCTAGAGAATTAAGTAATTTAGAATATGAAGAAAAAGAAGAGATCACTCGTATTCTAAAACAATTGTCAAATGCAATTCGTCCGTATTTGTCTTTGTTGATTGAATATCAAGCTTTTTTAAGTGATATCGATGTTATTGCTGCGAAAGCAAAATATGCTAATAAGATAAATGGTATTTTGCCAACAATTACTGAAGAGCGTCGTTTGTATTTTAGAGATGCTTTTCATCCGATTTTGTATTTAAACAACAAGCAGAAGAAAGAAATTACGCATCCGCAAACAATTGAATTAAAGCAAGATAATAGAATTATTGTTATCTCTGGACCTAATGCTGGAGGTAAAACAATTTCTCTAAAAACGGTTGGATTGTTACAATTAATGTTGCAATCGGGAATGTTAATTCCTGTACATGAGCGAAGTGAAACATTTTTATTTGACAGAATCTTAACTGATATTGGTGATAATCAATCTATTGAGAATCATTTAAGTACCTATAGTTATAGATTGAAGAATATGAACTATTTCCTTAAAAAATGCAATCGTAAAACTATGTTTTTGATTGACGAGTTTGGAACGGGTTCAGATCCTGAATTAGGTGGAGCTTTGGCAGAAATATTCTTGGAAGAATTTTACCATCGTGAAGCCTTCGGAATTATAACCACGCATTATTCTAATCTTAAGATTCTTGCAAATGAATTGCCTCATGCAACAAATGCAAATATGCTTTTTGACGAAAAATCTTTAGAGCCGATGTATAAATTAGTTCTTGGTCAAGCGGGAAGTTCGTTTACATTTGAAGTTGCATTAAAAAATGGAATTCCATATGGTTTAATTAATCGTGCGAAAAAGAAAATTGAAATTGGAAAAGTTCGTTTTGATAAAACTATTGCCACGTTACAAAAAGAGCGCTCAAAATTAGAAAAGACTTCTTTGAATTTAAAAGAAGAAGAAACTAGAGCTCGTGCCGAAAGTAATAAAATGGAGAATATAAATGTCAAGATAAAACAAAAATTAGAAAGCTATCAGGAATTATATGATAGCAATCAAAAGACAATTTACATTGGACAAAAAATTGAAGATATTTCGGAGAAGTATTTCAATAATAAAAATAAAAAAGAATTGATTGGTGAGTTTTTGAAGATTATAGAAATTGAAAATTCAAAAAGAAAAAAAGCTACTCCTAAAGAAACTAAAGCAATAATTGAAAAGAAAAAAGAAGTTATAGCTGAAGTAACTGTTCAAGTTGAAGAAATTCGAAAAGAGAAAAAAGAGAAGAAATTAAAAGCTGTTGTCGAAAAACCAAAAGTTATTTTAAAAGTTGGTGATCGTGTTCGAATGTTAGACGGAAGATCGGTAGGAAGTATTGATGCTATCGAAAAAAATAAAGCTACAGTAAATTACGGAATTTTCACCTCAAAAGTTAGTTTGGAGGAATTAGAATTTGTAGAAGCAGCTAAAAAATAA
- the ung gene encoding uracil-DNA glycosylase: MKINLNPDWQTVLSDEIAKPYFNDLILSVEEEYKNQICYPPIDLIFSAFNHCSFQDIKVVIIGQDPYHGTGEANGLSFSVNDDIKIPPSLRNIYRELNTDFDSVFMPTSGNLEFWAKQGVLLLNASLTVRKDTPNSHKHLKWNLFTDAVIQAISDKKENVVFLLWGAFAQKKGRKIDTIKHYILESGHPSPMSANQGKWFGNKHFTKTNTYLKSKKIPEIKWL, from the coding sequence ATGAAAATCAACCTCAATCCAGATTGGCAAACAGTATTATCAGATGAAATAGCTAAACCATATTTTAACGATCTAATACTATCAGTTGAAGAAGAATACAAAAACCAAATTTGTTACCCTCCAATTGATTTGATTTTTTCTGCATTTAATCATTGCTCTTTTCAAGATATAAAAGTTGTCATCATCGGACAAGACCCATATCATGGAACAGGGGAGGCTAATGGCTTGAGTTTTTCGGTAAATGACGATATAAAAATCCCTCCTTCATTGCGCAATATTTACAGAGAATTAAATACTGATTTTGATTCTGTATTTATGCCAACCTCTGGTAATTTAGAATTTTGGGCAAAACAAGGCGTATTACTTTTAAATGCTTCATTAACTGTTCGAAAAGATACCCCAAACAGTCATAAACATTTAAAATGGAATTTGTTTACAGATGCAGTAATCCAAGCAATATCTGATAAAAAGGAAAATGTAGTTTTCTTATTATGGGGTGCATTTGCTCAGAAGAAAGGCCGTAAAATAGATACTATAAAACATTATATTTTAGAATCTGGTCATCCATCGCCTATGAGTGCAAATCAAGGTAAATGGTTTGGGAACAAACATTTTACTAAAACAAATACTTATTTAAAATCGAAGAAGATTCCTGAAATCAAATGGCTTTAA
- a CDS encoding DUF4258 domain-containing protein — MKFVHRFAYYLVGLVIGSFFVALVFSGKDTRCNYFPNARVLNDLRNKPFHYSDEASKVLTEKWIDTSDIKNTLQFGDVDFDKSNIEYKKGKLYVIEGKTLKNQEVVLKVINYPGKAVLESIEKKQAN; from the coding sequence ATGAAGTTTGTACATCGTTTTGCTTATTATTTAGTTGGTTTAGTTATTGGATCTTTCTTTGTAGCCCTTGTGTTTAGTGGTAAAGATACGCGTTGTAATTATTTTCCAAATGCAAGAGTTTTAAATGATCTAAGAAATAAACCATTTCACTATTCAGATGAAGCTTCTAAAGTTTTGACAGAAAAATGGATTGATACATCAGATATTAAAAACACATTACAATTTGGTGATGTAGATTTTGATAAAAGTAATATAGAATATAAAAAAGGGAAATTATACGTTATTGAAGGTAAAACTTTGAAGAATCAAGAAGTAGTACTTAAAGTAATAAATTACCCTGGAAAAGCTGTTCTAGAATCTATAGAAAAAAAACAGGCTAATTAA